In the Bacteroidota bacterium genome, one interval contains:
- a CDS encoding helix-turn-helix transcriptional regulator, with amino-acid sequence MFALSEQEKLNAYYEAYTNLRYNFAKKRRELNLSQDMVSVLSGVARGTILKIEGSVSETQDIRLSSLIDVCLLFKVSIQEMFEMKPDIDSEESAVIAALLAKQNVSPPELPEVLQNDFANYIGGNKHVSRDVFAAWHRIYTLRNHAEKKPLLQYVLGKKIEGLEVGSSWNYKPEYHSKMYDFIKKLNGKQFELTYINPQTSICKRIA; translated from the coding sequence ATGTTTGCACTATCTGAACAAGAAAAACTCAACGCATACTACGAAGCCTACACCAATCTCCGATACAATTTTGCCAAGAAAAGGCGTGAGTTAAATCTCTCGCAAGACATGGTTTCTGTGCTTTCGGGTGTAGCAAGAGGGACTATTTTAAAAATAGAAGGTTCTGTATCTGAAACACAAGACATAAGGCTATCGAGCCTAATTGATGTGTGTTTGCTATTCAAAGTATCCATACAAGAAATGTTTGAAATGAAACCCGATATTGATTCAGAGGAATCAGCGGTTATAGCTGCGCTGCTTGCAAAACAAAATGTTTCACCGCCTGAATTACCTGAAGTGCTACAAAATGATTTTGCTAATTACATAGGAGGGAATAAACACGTTAGTAGGGATGTTTTTGCAGCATGGCACAGAATCTACACATTAAGAAATCATGCAGAGAAAAAGCCACTGCTTCAATATGTTTTAGGCAAGAAAATAGAGGGGCTTGAAGTAGGTTCGTCATGGAACTACAAACCCGAATACCATTCTAAAATGTATGATTTTATAAAGAAGTTGAACGGTAAACAGTTTGAGTTGACTTATATTAATCCGCAAACTAGCATTTGCAAAAGAATAGCATAG
- a CDS encoding HNH endonuclease gives MALPKKEDLIELYHNQNYTIHMIAEHYGVGHGIPHYWFRRYNIPRRTRKDAAILRDKLKRRNYDFLFERSPAEHPNWKGGRRINCAGYVELRMPEHPRARKNGYVFEHLIVAEKHYGEITRDYVIHHINGNKQDNRIENLMVLTQKEHIEIIPNLVKENNELKQKVKELENQIKKFC, from the coding sequence ATGGCATTACCCAAAAAAGAAGATTTGATAGAATTATATCACAATCAAAATTATACTATTCATATGATTGCTGAACATTATGGAGTTGGTCATGGAATACCACATTATTGGTTTAGGAGATATAATATACCAAGAAGAACAAGAAAAGATGCTGCTATTTTAAGGGATAAACTTAAAAGAAGAAACTATGACTTCTTATTTGAACGAAGCCCAGCAGAACACCCTAATTGGAAAGGTGGGAGAAGAATAAATTGTGCTGGATACGTTGAATTAAGAATGCCTGAACACCCAAGAGCAAGAAAAAATGGGTATGTTTTTGAGCATTTAATTGTAGCAGAGAAACATTATGGAGAAATAACAAGAGATTACGTTATACATCACATCAACGGAAACAAACAAGACAATAGAATAGAAAATTTAATGGTTTTAACTCAAAAAGAACATATTGAAATAATACCAAATCTTGTAAAAGAAAATAATGAGTTAAAGCAAAAAGTAAAAGAACTTGAAAATCAGATTAAAAAATTTTGTTAA
- a CDS encoding FkbM family methyltransferase has translation MDKFKDYSQNGEQKIILENVLDTGTFLSLGENNGECLSNVRALALKGWGGVCVEPSKLPFQELEKLYKDNPNVHCENIAIGLEDGEFAFYDSGSHAGIEGTGLLSSLDKSQIDKWGKYTTFTETKVKVKTFASFLEGSPIKKFDFVSIDCENMDYEILSQMNLDELGVKCLIVESNSIANERYVFYCGQFGFKIIHRNAENLIFKK, from the coding sequence ATGGACAAGTTTAAAGATTACTCCCAAAACGGAGAACAAAAAATAATACTAGAAAATGTTTTAGATACAGGAACATTCCTATCATTGGGCGAGAATAACGGAGAATGCCTTTCAAATGTAAGGGCTTTAGCATTAAAAGGATGGGGTGGAGTATGTGTAGAACCTTCAAAATTACCATTCCAAGAATTGGAGAAACTTTATAAAGACAATCCCAATGTGCATTGTGAAAATATTGCAATAGGATTAGAAGATGGCGAGTTTGCATTTTACGATTCAGGAAGCCATGCAGGAATAGAAGGAACAGGGCTTTTATCATCGCTTGACAAGTCACAAATTGACAAGTGGGGCAAATACACAACCTTCACCGAAACAAAAGTTAAAGTGAAAACATTCGCATCATTCTTAGAAGGCTCACCTATAAAAAAATTTGATTTTGTTTCAATAGATTGTGAGAATATGGACTATGAAATACTGTCCCAAATGAATTTAGATGAACTAGGTGTTAAATGCTTAATAGTTGAAAGCAACAGCATAGCAAACGAAAGATATGTTTTTTATTGTGGGCAATTTGGTTTTAAAATAATTCACCGGAACGCAGAAAATCTTATTTTTAAAAAATGA